A window of Jannaschia sp. M317 contains these coding sequences:
- the fabF gene encoding beta-ketoacyl-ACP synthase II: MQTRRVVVTGLGMVTPLASGVEETWRRLIDGQSGAGPITRFDASHLATTYACEVPRGDGTDGTFNPDDWMAPKEQRKVDEFILYGMAAAVQAVEDSGWTPGEEGKLRTGVMIGSGIGGLQTIAETAVLLKERGPRRVSPFFIPSALINLVSGQVSIRYGFKGPNHAVVTACSTGAHAIGDAARLIMLGDADVMVAGGAESPISEIGIAGFNACKALSTKWGDDPTKASRPYSDDRDGFVMGEGAGVVVLEEYEHARARGAKIYAEIKGYGLSGDAYHITAPSEDGNGGERAMRAALKSAGMEPGDIDYINSHGTSTMADTIELGAVERVLGDHAPKVTMSSTKSAIGHLLGAAGSVEAIFCILALRDQVAPPTLNLDSPAVEPKLSLAPKVAEKREINAVLSNSFGFGGTNATLIMAKPD; encoded by the coding sequence ATGCAGACGCGCCGTGTTGTCGTGACAGGACTTGGAATGGTGACCCCCCTGGCCAGCGGGGTCGAGGAAACCTGGCGCCGTCTGATCGACGGTCAGTCGGGTGCCGGTCCGATCACGCGCTTTGACGCGTCGCACCTGGCGACCACCTATGCTTGCGAAGTGCCGCGCGGTGACGGAACGGACGGGACGTTCAACCCCGACGACTGGATGGCCCCCAAGGAACAGCGCAAGGTCGATGAGTTCATCCTGTACGGAATGGCCGCTGCCGTGCAGGCGGTCGAGGATTCCGGCTGGACCCCCGGAGAAGAGGGCAAGCTGCGCACCGGGGTCATGATCGGATCCGGCATCGGCGGCTTGCAGACCATCGCGGAAACCGCCGTCCTGTTGAAGGAACGGGGACCGCGCCGGGTGTCGCCGTTCTTCATCCCCTCGGCACTGATCAACCTGGTCTCGGGCCAGGTTTCGATCCGCTACGGCTTCAAGGGACCAAACCATGCGGTTGTCACCGCCTGTTCCACCGGGGCCCATGCCATTGGCGACGCGGCACGGTTGATCATGCTGGGCGACGCGGATGTCATGGTTGCGGGCGGGGCGGAAAGCCCGATTTCCGAAATCGGGATCGCCGGGTTCAACGCCTGCAAGGCGCTGTCGACCAAGTGGGGCGACGATCCGACCAAGGCGTCGCGTCCCTATAGCGACGACCGCGACGGGTTCGTCATGGGCGAGGGTGCCGGCGTCGTCGTTCTGGAAGAATATGAACACGCCCGCGCGCGCGGCGCGAAGATCTATGCCGAGATCAAGGGCTATGGCCTGTCGGGCGATGCCTATCACATCACCGCCCCGTCCGAGGACGGCAACGGTGGCGAGCGGGCGATGCGTGCGGCGTTGAAGTCGGCGGGCATGGAGCCGGGGGATATCGACTACATCAACTCTCACGGGACATCGACCATGGCCGACACGATCGAGCTGGGCGCGGTGGAGCGGGTGCTGGGCGATCACGCGCCGAAGGTCACCATGTCGTCGACCAAGTCGGCCATCGGGCACCTGTTGGGGGCCGCCGGGTCGGTTGAGGCAATTTTCTGCATCCTGGCGCTGCGCGACCAGGTGGCGCCGCCGACGCTGAACCTGGATAGCCCGGCGGTGGAGCCGAAGCTGTCGCTTGCGCCAAAGGTCGCCGAGAAGCGCGAGATCAACGCGGTTCTGTCGAACTCTTTCGGGTTTGGCGGTACGAATGCGACGCTGATCATGGCGAAACCGGATTAA
- a CDS encoding enoyl-CoA hydratase-related protein: protein MNYETIRLSIREDVAVVTLNRPDVMNALSTQMRAEILHAVQDVETKARVLVLTGKGKCFCSGQDLGDKANMNTLNLERTLRDEYEPMLRAIFDCKIPTIAAVNGPAAGAGANLALACDVVIATESAVFLQAFTRIGLIPDAGGTYWLPRQIGTAKAMGAALFAEPVTAQQASDWGMIWEAVADDRFAEVWAERARHLSRGPSVAYGAVKQAIRGSFENSLDEQLALEARLQGQAGQTRDFKEGVIAFLDKRPASFEGR from the coding sequence ATGAACTACGAAACCATCCGTCTGAGCATCCGCGAGGACGTCGCCGTCGTGACGCTCAACCGCCCCGACGTGATGAACGCGCTGTCGACCCAGATGCGCGCCGAAATCCTTCACGCGGTGCAGGACGTCGAGACAAAGGCGCGGGTTCTCGTGCTGACGGGCAAGGGCAAGTGTTTCTGCTCGGGCCAGGATCTGGGCGACAAGGCGAACATGAACACGCTTAACCTGGAACGCACGCTGCGCGACGAATACGAGCCGATGCTGCGCGCCATTTTCGATTGCAAGATCCCGACTATCGCCGCCGTCAACGGACCTGCGGCGGGGGCGGGGGCGAACCTGGCGCTGGCCTGTGATGTGGTGATCGCGACCGAAAGCGCCGTTTTTCTTCAGGCGTTTACGCGTATCGGCCTGATCCCGGACGCGGGCGGCACCTATTGGTTGCCGCGTCAGATCGGCACCGCCAAGGCCATGGGTGCGGCGCTGTTTGCAGAGCCGGTGACGGCGCAGCAGGCCTCTGACTGGGGGATGATCTGGGAAGCGGTCGCGGATGACCGCTTTGCGGAGGTTTGGGCCGAACGTGCACGGCATCTGTCGCGCGGGCCGTCGGTCGCCTACGGGGCCGTCAAACAGGCGATCCGGGGCAGTTTCGAGAACTCGCTGGATGAGCAACTGGCGTTGGAGGCGCGCCTGCAGGGGCAGGCCGGGCAAACGCGCGACTTCAAGGAAGGGGTCATCGCCTTTCTCGACAAACGGCCCGCGTCCTTTGAGGGACGCTGA
- a CDS encoding cytochrome c-type biogenesis protein yields the protein MNGRWRALACVLALLLATPVAAVLPDEVLDDPILEDRARALSKDLRCLVCRNESIDESNADLARDLRLLVRERLTAGDSDAEVIAYLVDRYGEYVLLNPPASGSNLLLWGAPLALLLLGGGVAVAHVTRQRPATGETLSDAEEARLRDLMGDRDA from the coding sequence ATGAACGGGCGCTGGCGTGCTCTGGCCTGCGTATTGGCCTTGTTGCTGGCCACGCCGGTGGCCGCTGTCCTGCCCGACGAGGTGCTGGATGATCCGATTCTGGAGGACCGCGCCCGCGCCTTGTCAAAGGATCTGCGCTGCCTTGTCTGTCGCAACGAGAGCATCGACGAAAGCAACGCCGACCTTGCCCGCGATCTGCGCCTTTTGGTACGGGAACGGCTGACGGCGGGCGACAGCGATGCAGAGGTGATTGCATATCTTGTCGACCGATATGGCGAATACGTCCTGCTGAACCCGCCCGCGTCGGGGTCGAACCTGCTGCTCTGGGGGGCGCCACTGGCGCTGCTCCTGCTGGGTGGCGGGGTGGCTGTGGCCCATGTCACGCGGCAGCGGCCCGCAACGGGCGAAACCCTGAGCGACGCGGAAGAGGCGCGGTTGCGCGATCTGATGGGCGACAGGGACGCCTGA
- a CDS encoding heme lyase CcmF/NrfE family subunit: protein MIIELGHFALILAFAVAIAQTVVPLIGAHYRWSGWMAVAGPAATVQVLLVGFAFAALTYAFVTSDFSLKLVVLNSHTDKPMLYKISGVWGNHEGSLLLWVLILALFGAAAAWFGGQLPDTLRARVLGIQASVGVAFYAFILFTSNPFTRLVNPPFNGEDLNPLLQDPGLAFHPPFLYLGYVGLSMAFSFAVAALLEGRVDAAWGRWVRPWTLAAWLFLTIGIALGSWWAYYELGWGGFWFWDPVENASFMPWLIAAALLHSAIVVEKREALKAWTILLAILAFGFSLIGTFIVRSGVLTSVHAFANDPERGVFILMILGVFTGGALLLYAVRAPVMQAKGVFGVVSRESALVINNLLLAVSCFVVFIGTIWPLVAELMFDRKLSVGPPFFNAAFTPFVIALGALVPLGSILPWKRGTGRVVRTMLPALVLALAVAGLVWAMQTGSSLGGPLGAALGVWLVVGSTVDLLTRTGRGDWRSRLGRLTRLPGADWGKALAHGGLGITIFGVAGLTAWQQEAIEVLDIGDSMTLGRYEVVLEDVSRVEGPNYLATVARMHVYEGGRDIGTLLPEKRVYPVAQMPTTEAGIDNGFTRDVYAVIGDPQQGGGWAVRVYIKPFANWIWGGAIIMALGGIVSLTDRRYRVAAGARKPVAGGVPAE from the coding sequence ATGATCATAGAGCTTGGCCACTTCGCCCTTATCCTCGCCTTTGCCGTCGCCATCGCACAGACCGTGGTGCCCCTGATCGGGGCGCACTATCGGTGGAGCGGTTGGATGGCCGTCGCCGGACCTGCCGCGACCGTTCAGGTCCTGCTGGTCGGTTTTGCCTTTGCGGCGCTGACCTATGCCTTTGTGACCTCCGACTTCTCATTGAAGCTGGTGGTCCTGAACTCTCACACCGACAAGCCGATGCTCTACAAGATCTCGGGGGTTTGGGGGAATCACGAGGGGTCGTTGCTGCTTTGGGTGTTGATCCTGGCGTTGTTCGGGGCCGCGGCCGCCTGGTTCGGCGGGCAATTGCCCGACACATTGCGTGCCCGCGTGCTGGGCATTCAGGCCAGCGTCGGCGTCGCTTTCTACGCCTTTATCCTTTTCACATCCAACCCCTTCACAAGGCTGGTAAATCCCCCCTTCAACGGTGAGGATCTGAACCCGCTGTTGCAGGATCCCGGCCTGGCCTTTCACCCGCCGTTTCTTTACCTTGGTTATGTCGGTCTCTCCATGGCGTTCAGCTTCGCCGTCGCGGCCCTGCTTGAGGGGCGCGTCGATGCGGCCTGGGGCCGCTGGGTGCGGCCCTGGACGCTGGCGGCCTGGTTGTTCCTGACCATTGGCATCGCGCTGGGGTCCTGGTGGGCCTACTACGAGCTGGGCTGGGGCGGCTTCTGGTTCTGGGATCCGGTCGAGAACGCGTCCTTCATGCCCTGGCTGATCGCGGCCGCGCTGCTGCATTCCGCCATCGTGGTCGAAAAGCGCGAGGCGTTGAAGGCTTGGACGATCCTGCTTGCCATCCTCGCCTTCGGTTTTTCGCTGATCGGAACGTTCATCGTGCGGTCGGGGGTTCTGACCAGCGTGCATGCCTTTGCCAACGATCCCGAACGCGGCGTCTTCATCTTGATGATCCTGGGCGTTTTCACCGGCGGGGCCCTGTTGCTCTACGCTGTGCGCGCCCCTGTGATGCAGGCCAAGGGCGTCTTTGGCGTGGTCAGCCGCGAAAGCGCGCTGGTGATCAACAACCTTTTGCTGGCGGTGAGCTGTTTCGTCGTTTTCATCGGCACCATCTGGCCGCTGGTGGCGGAACTGATGTTCGACCGCAAGCTGTCGGTCGGCCCGCCGTTCTTCAACGCGGCCTTCACGCCGTTTGTCATCGCCCTGGGGGCCCTGGTGCCGCTGGGGTCCATCCTTCCGTGGAAACGCGGGACGGGGCGGGTCGTGCGCACGATGCTGCCCGCGCTGGTGCTGGCGCTGGCGGTGGCCGGGTTGGTCTGGGCGATGCAGACCGGGTCCAGCCTGGGCGGGCCGCTGGGGGCTGCGCTGGGTGTGTGGCTGGTGGTCGGATCGACGGTCGATCTGTTGACGCGGACCGGACGGGGCGATTGGCGGAGCCGTTTGGGCCGGCTGACCCGCCTGCCGGGGGCTGATTGGGGCAAGGCCCTGGCGCATGGGGGGCTTGGGATCACGATCTTTGGGGTCGCGGGTCTGACCGCCTGGCAGCAGGAAGCGATCGAAGTGCTCGACATCGGCGACAGCATGACCTTGGGTCGCTACGAAGTGGTGCTGGAGGATGTGTCCCGCGTCGAGGGGCCGAACTATCTGGCCACGGTCGCGCGGATGCATGTCTACGAAGGCGGGCGCGATATCGGCACATTGTTGCCGGAAAAGCGGGTCTATCCCGTGGCGCAGATGCCCACGACCGAGGCGGGTATCGACAACGGATTTACCCGCGACGTCTATGCGGTAATCGGTGATCCGCAGCAGGGCGGCGGCTGGGCCGTGCGGGTCTATATCAAGCCCTTCGCGAACTGGATCTGGGGTGGGGCGATCATCATGGCGCTGGGCGGCATCGTGTCTTTGACCGACCGGAGGTATCGGGTGGCGGCGGGCGCGCGCAAGCCCGTCGCAGGCGGAGTGCCGGCGGAATGA
- a CDS encoding holin family protein, which translates to MVLMDQLAGGTGAVTQLGRAAQGLSRVFIPDATQGQAQAAAAHRAALEQLGAEFALPRRGWFDRVVDGLNRVPRPLLALGTLGLFVFAMVDPVRFAGRMEGLSFVPDPLWWLLGAIVSFYFGARELHYLRRPDPPVRPAPVHSAWRADAVPGERGDEAEGGNPALADWHATR; encoded by the coding sequence ATGGTACTGATGGATCAATTGGCGGGCGGCACGGGGGCGGTCACGCAACTGGGGCGGGCGGCACAGGGACTGTCGCGCGTCTTCATCCCGGATGCGACCCAGGGCCAGGCTCAGGCGGCGGCGGCCCACCGCGCCGCGTTGGAGCAGTTGGGTGCCGAATTCGCATTGCCGCGCAGGGGGTGGTTCGACCGCGTGGTCGATGGGCTGAACCGGGTGCCGCGGCCCCTGCTGGCGCTGGGCACGCTGGGCCTGTTCGTCTTTGCCATGGTCGATCCGGTGCGGTTTGCCGGGCGGATGGAGGGGCTGTCCTTTGTGCCTGATCCGCTTTGGTGGTTGCTGGGCGCGATCGTCAGCTTCTACTTCGGCGCGCGGGAACTGCATTACCTGCGCCGTCCCGATCCACCCGTGCGGCCCGCCCCGGTGCATTCGGCCTGGCGGGCCGACGCAGTCCCGGGCGAGCGAGGGGATGAAGCGGAGGGCGGCAACCCGGCGCTAGCCGACTGGCACGCCACTCGTTGA
- a CDS encoding holin-associated N-acetylmuramidase, whose translation MNSVRSIAEEIVAREGGFVNDPDDPGGATNHGVTIHTMRRLGLDLDGDGDTDAQDVRRLPQAQAVQIFLDHYYTAPRIGLLPQALRASVFDMYVNAGGNAVKILQRLLIQMGQDVAVDGVIGPQTAAAAEAAARAAPDHIADAYGIARRNYYYALADRRAASRKYARRRDGGKGGWITRAEDFITPRYHLTAAQHAERTAAWY comes from the coding sequence ATGAACAGCGTTCGGAGCATTGCCGAAGAAATCGTCGCGCGCGAGGGCGGCTTTGTGAACGACCCGGACGATCCGGGTGGGGCCACCAACCACGGCGTCACAATTCATACGATGCGGCGGCTGGGGCTGGACCTGGACGGCGACGGCGATACGGACGCGCAGGACGTTCGGCGGCTGCCGCAGGCGCAGGCGGTCCAGATCTTTCTGGATCACTATTACACTGCGCCCCGGATCGGTCTGCTGCCACAGGCGCTCCGCGCTTCCGTTTTCGACATGTATGTGAACGCGGGGGGCAACGCGGTGAAGATCCTGCAACGCTTGCTGATCCAGATGGGGCAAGACGTGGCTGTCGATGGTGTGATCGGCCCGCAAACGGCGGCTGCTGCCGAGGCGGCTGCGCGCGCCGCGCCCGATCATATTGCCGATGCCTACGGAATCGCCCGACGCAATTACTACTACGCTCTGGCCGACAGGCGTGCGGCGTCACGGAAATACGCGCGTCGGCGGGATGGGGGAAAGGGGGGTTGGATCACGCGGGCCGAGGATTTCATCACCCCCCGCTACCACCTGACGGCGGCGCAACATGCGGAAAGGACAGCGGCATGGTACTGA
- a CDS encoding cytochrome b/b6 domain-containing protein, whose protein sequence is MPPRNTAATNTPTAYGWVERAFHWSIALLIPTAIALGVIAHDAPFDTDAALARKAWLFSAHKTVGVVIFFIALARIVWALSQPRPAPLHPDRRAETFAAALVHWLLYGSLVLVPALGWAHHATAEGFAPIWWPFGQGLPFLPKNAELSATLATLHMVFERVMVAALLLHILGAVKHVVIDRDSTLARMWKGTDPGPLPASRGHLLAPGAALVVWAGALGIGLALAPAAATSTAPTPRLAAPATWTVEDGTLEITVTQLGTPVTGRFADWQAAIDFDPTPRADGTVGQVEVAVATGSLTLGSVSGQAIGPDFLAAASHPEARFVATLMPDGDGYVAEGTFSLRGAEMPLRLPFDLTLEGDRARAEGRVTLDRRSFGMGADYTDESNVGFGVTVTVDLTARRLP, encoded by the coding sequence ATGCCCCCTCGCAACACGGCCGCAACCAACACGCCCACCGCCTACGGCTGGGTGGAGCGTGCGTTTCACTGGTCCATTGCCTTGCTGATCCCGACCGCGATCGCCTTGGGCGTCATCGCCCACGATGCGCCTTTCGATACGGATGCGGCCCTGGCGCGAAAGGCCTGGCTGTTCTCGGCGCACAAGACGGTAGGTGTCGTGATCTTCTTCATTGCCCTCGCACGGATTGTCTGGGCGTTGAGCCAGCCGCGCCCTGCGCCGCTGCATCCCGACCGACGTGCCGAGACCTTTGCGGCCGCCTTGGTGCACTGGCTTTTGTATGGATCGCTGGTGCTGGTCCCGGCGCTGGGCTGGGCGCACCACGCCACTGCCGAGGGGTTCGCGCCGATCTGGTGGCCCTTTGGTCAGGGCCTGCCATTCCTGCCCAAGAACGCGGAGCTTTCGGCGACCTTGGCCACTTTGCACATGGTGTTCGAACGGGTCATGGTCGCGGCCCTGCTGCTGCATATTCTGGGCGCGGTGAAACATGTGGTCATCGACCGGGACTCGACGCTCGCCCGGATGTGGAAAGGGACCGACCCCGGCCCGCTGCCCGCCAGTCGCGGGCATCTGTTGGCCCCCGGCGCAGCGCTCGTGGTCTGGGCCGGCGCGTTGGGGATCGGGCTGGCGCTTGCGCCCGCAGCAGCGACATCGACCGCGCCAACACCCCGCTTGGCGGCCCCCGCGACCTGGACGGTCGAGGACGGAACCCTGGAGATCACGGTCACCCAGCTTGGCACGCCGGTCACCGGTCGGTTTGCCGATTGGCAGGCTGCGATCGATTTCGACCCGACGCCGCGCGCCGATGGAACGGTCGGGCAGGTCGAGGTCGCCGTGGCGACCGGCTCTTTGACGTTGGGCTCAGTCAGCGGACAGGCGATCGGTCCTGATTTCCTGGCCGCCGCGTCCCACCCCGAGGCACGCTTTGTCGCGACCCTGATGCCCGACGGCGACGGCTACGTGGCCGAAGGCACGTTTTCCCTGCGCGGGGCGGAGATGCCCTTGCGGTTGCCCTTCGATCTGACCCTGGAGGGGGACCGGGCGCGCGCAGAGGGCCGCGTCACGCTGGATCGGCGTAGCTTTGGAATGGGGGCAGACTATACCGACGAATCGAACGTGGGATTCGGGGTAACGGTCACCGTCGATCTGACCGCCCGCCGCTTGCCCTAA
- the fabD gene encoding ACP S-malonyltransferase, whose amino-acid sequence MTRAFVFPGQGAQTIGMGRDLAETYPAARAVFDAVDAALGEDLSGLIWSGDAETLTLTRNAQPALMATSIAAMRALEAEGISVAGHAAYVAGHSLGEYSALVAAGALDLGDAARLLRLRGEAMQSAVPVGEGAMAALLGLGFEDAQAVAAEAAQGQVCQAANDNDPTQVVISGHKDAVERALPIAKARGAKRAMLLPVSAPFHCDLMEPAARAMANALNDVDIANPVVPVFANVSASPVQDATRIRSLLVDQVTGSVRWRESVAAMAAAGVTEVWEIGAGKALSGMIRRIDKSLATRAVGTAADVAEAAKSLEEGV is encoded by the coding sequence ATGACCCGCGCATTCGTCTTTCCGGGCCAGGGTGCCCAGACCATCGGCATGGGCCGCGACCTGGCCGAAACCTATCCGGCGGCCCGCGCCGTGTTCGACGCCGTGGACGCGGCCCTGGGCGAGGATCTGTCCGGGCTGATCTGGTCCGGCGATGCCGAGACATTGACGCTGACCCGCAACGCGCAGCCCGCTTTGATGGCGACCTCCATCGCCGCGATGCGTGCGCTGGAAGCGGAGGGCATCTCGGTCGCCGGACACGCGGCCTATGTCGCCGGGCATTCGCTGGGCGAATATTCGGCGCTGGTCGCCGCCGGTGCGTTGGACCTGGGCGATGCCGCGCGCCTGCTGCGCCTGCGGGGCGAGGCGATGCAATCGGCGGTGCCGGTCGGCGAAGGGGCCATGGCGGCGCTGCTGGGTCTCGGCTTCGAGGATGCGCAGGCCGTCGCGGCAGAGGCGGCGCAGGGCCAGGTCTGCCAGGCGGCCAACGACAACGATCCGACGCAGGTGGTCATTTCGGGGCACAAGGACGCCGTCGAACGCGCCCTGCCCATCGCCAAGGCACGCGGTGCCAAGCGCGCGATGCTGTTGCCCGTGTCCGCCCCGTTCCACTGCGACCTGATGGAACCGGCGGCGCGCGCCATGGCCAACGCGCTGAACGATGTGGACATCGCGAACCCGGTGGTGCCGGTCTTTGCCAATGTCTCGGCCAGCCCGGTGCAGGATGCCACCCGCATCCGGTCGCTTCTGGTCGATCAGGTCACCGGCTCCGTCCGCTGGCGCGAGAGCGTGGCGGCCATGGCCGCGGCGGGGGTCACCGAGGTCTGGGAGATCGGCGCGGGCAAGGCCCTGTCGGGCATGATCCGTCGGATCGACAAATCGCTGGCCACCCGGGCAGTGGGCACGGCGGCGGATGTGGCCGAGGCTGCGAAATCACTTGAAGAAGGCGTCTGA
- the fabG gene encoding 3-oxoacyl-ACP reductase FabG, producing MFDLTGKSALVTGASGGIGAAIATALHGAGATVGLSGTRVEPLEALAAELGDRAHVLPCNLSDAEAVNALPKQAAEAMGAVDILVNNAGITRDNLFMRMSEDEWQSVLDVNLTSAFRLSKGVMRGMMKARWGRIVNISSIVGTTGNPGQANYAASKAGLVGMAKSLAYEVASRGITVNAVAPGFIATAMTDKLTDEQKDKINVQIPAGRMGTPEEIAAATLYLASPEAAYVTGTVLHVNGGMAML from the coding sequence ATGTTTGATCTGACTGGAAAATCAGCGCTCGTCACCGGGGCCTCGGGCGGCATCGGTGCGGCCATCGCCACGGCGCTGCACGGTGCGGGCGCGACCGTCGGCCTGTCGGGCACGCGGGTCGAACCGTTGGAGGCCCTGGCCGCCGAGCTGGGCGACCGCGCCCATGTGCTGCCTTGCAATCTGTCGGATGCCGAGGCCGTCAACGCCCTGCCCAAGCAGGCTGCCGAGGCGATGGGCGCGGTAGACATCCTGGTGAACAACGCGGGCATCACCCGTGATAACCTGTTCATGCGCATGTCCGAGGACGAATGGCAGTCGGTTCTGGACGTCAACCTGACCTCCGCGTTCCGCCTGTCCAAGGGCGTGATGCGCGGCATGATGAAGGCGCGCTGGGGGCGGATCGTCAACATCTCCTCCATCGTGGGGACGACGGGGAATCCGGGCCAGGCCAACTATGCCGCGTCCAAGGCGGGCTTGGTCGGCATGGCCAAGTCGCTGGCCTATGAAGTCGCGTCGCGCGGGATCACCGTGAATGCGGTGGCTCCCGGTTTCATCGCCACGGCCATGACCGACAAGCTGACCGACGAGCAGAAAGACAAGATCAACGTCCAGATCCCCGCAGGCCGCATGGGCACGCCGGAGGAAATCGCGGCCGCGACGCTCTACCTCGCCTCGCCCGAGGCGGCCTATGTGACCGGGACCGTGCTGCACGTGAACGGCGGCATGGCGATGCTGTGA
- a CDS encoding RidA family protein, translated as MRQNIPSGSYLEPIMGFSRAVRVGNHVAVAGTGPIGTDATDTYGQLVRCFEITRAALAEAGARMEDVVRTRILLTDIADWEEAARAHGEVFSTIRPVITVMQVSAFVDPAWRVETEVDAILSDPTPAP; from the coding sequence GTGAGGCAGAATATCCCCTCTGGCAGCTATCTGGAGCCGATCATGGGCTTCAGCCGTGCGGTGCGGGTCGGCAATCATGTGGCGGTTGCGGGCACCGGTCCGATCGGGACCGATGCGACCGACACCTACGGCCAGCTTGTCCGTTGCTTCGAGATCACCCGCGCGGCCCTGGCGGAGGCGGGCGCGCGTATGGAGGACGTGGTCCGAACGCGTATCCTGTTGACCGACATAGCAGATTGGGAAGAGGCCGCCCGCGCCCACGGCGAAGTGTTCAGCACGATCCGCCCGGTCATCACCGTGATGCAGGTGTCCGCCTTTGTCGATCCCGCCTGGCGGGTGGAAACCGAAGTGGACGCCATCCTCTCGGACCCGACGCCGGCCCCCTGA
- a CDS encoding acyl carrier protein — protein MSDIEDRVRKKVVEHLGVEEEKVVPNASFIDDLGADSLDTVELVMAFEEEFGIEIPDDAAESIQTFGDAVTFISANT, from the coding sequence ATGAGCGACATCGAGGACCGCGTCCGCAAGAAAGTCGTCGAACATCTGGGCGTCGAAGAAGAAAAGGTCGTGCCGAACGCGTCTTTCATCGACGATCTCGGCGCCGATTCGCTCGACACGGTCGAGCTGGTCATGGCCTTCGAGGAAGAGTTCGGGATCGAGATCCCCGACGATGCCGCCGAGTCGATCCAGACCTTTGGCGACGCCGTCACCTTCATCTCGGCCAACACCTGA
- a CDS encoding lysophospholipid acyltransferase family protein — MTQTSRSTARQISYATGARTRRGRMVIRGMELLGGRSGLLRRARGYDAAVSEGTSFWEEMCRRYGLRPQVVRGTLSAIPATGPVVVVANHPYGILDGLVLSLILSRARPGGFRVIANDVFLRAPDMADVVLPVSFDDSRAGRATNLAMRRTALSFLAGGGLIGVFPGGAVSTPARPFGPARDPHWRGFSAKLIRQSGATVVPIHFEGANSRLFHLASHLHATLRLGLLIREFGARTDGPVRFSVGDPISPAEIAAHPGNQTELMDWLRCKAYAAGDEDPAKGFEFDTQKAGCT; from the coding sequence ATGACCCAGACCAGTCGAAGCACCGCACGCCAGATCAGCTATGCCACCGGCGCACGCACCCGTCGGGGGCGAATGGTGATCCGGGGGATGGAATTGCTGGGCGGGCGTTCTGGCCTGTTGCGCCGGGCGCGCGGCTATGACGCCGCGGTCTCCGAGGGGACGTCGTTCTGGGAAGAGATGTGCCGCCGCTATGGTCTGCGACCCCAGGTCGTGCGCGGCACGCTTAGCGCGATCCCCGCGACCGGCCCGGTGGTCGTGGTCGCGAACCACCCCTACGGCATCCTGGACGGACTGGTCCTGTCGCTGATCCTGTCGCGGGCCCGGCCCGGTGGATTTCGCGTCATCGCCAACGACGTCTTTCTGCGCGCCCCGGACATGGCGGATGTGGTGCTGCCCGTTTCCTTTGACGACAGCCGCGCGGGCCGGGCCACCAACCTCGCCATGCGGCGCACGGCGCTGTCGTTTCTGGCAGGTGGCGGCCTGATCGGCGTGTTTCCCGGCGGGGCCGTGTCAACGCCCGCGCGCCCGTTCGGCCCGGCCCGGGACCCGCATTGGCGCGGGTTCTCGGCAAAGCTGATCCGGCAATCGGGTGCCACCGTTGTGCCGATCCACTTCGAGGGGGCGAATTCCCGGCTGTTCCACCTTGCGTCGCACCTGCATGCCACGCTGCGTCTGGGCCTGTTGATCCGTGAATTCGGTGCCCGCACGGACGGACCGGTCCGGTTTTCCGTGGGCGATCCGATTTCCCCGGCGGAAATCGCCGCCCATCCCGGCAACCAGACGGAGTTGATGGACTGGCTCCGCTGCAAAGCCTATGCAGCCGGGGATGAGGATCCTGCGAAGGGGTTCGAGTTCGACACGCAAAAGGCGGGGTGCACATGA